One Vicia villosa cultivar HV-30 ecotype Madison, WI linkage group LG5, Vvil1.0, whole genome shotgun sequence genomic window, GTTGTTGCAGAGGGAGGGATATGGTTTTGAGAATGATTTTTGAGTGTTTAAGTTTTGAACCGTTGGTGTTGAGGGCAAGTTTTGGCAGAGGTTTGGATTATTTTTTGGCTCCCCTTTATGTTGCTGTTGAATGGTCTCTTTATAGATGAACTCAAGGGAATTTTGGGGGGaacatttgggaaatttgaacATACTTGTTAACTGTTGTTTGTGCTTTCTCCACACAGATTTTGTTATGCCTTTATTGTGTAATTTTTGGACTGTATGGTGCAGGTTTTTGGCAGCATTGAGGTGCAGGTTTCTTGCAGGTTTGTGGAGATGGAGCAGCTTTATATTTGTTGTTTTGTGAAGGGGTTTTCTAAACTGATGATGGTGATGCGCATGAGAGCATGGAATTCAAATTTGAAGAgtcctctttttttatttttttggtggtCACTTAGAAACTTGAGATATCCTTGCATAGGATCCCAAAATAATGTACTATACTTTGTAAAAGTTAAAACTACATAAaataatgtatatttttttatttttataacaagCTTATTGGTTATTGAAAATgactaagaaaaagaaaaaagcaatCACTATCTATAATGCTAATTTAAATAgtaattagttttattattaaagaaatattaatttcaataacaaacataattattaatttaattagcaAATGAtacaaaaagaaacaaatatacaaggTGCGAAAGTTGGTCACAATTTGGATGTAATGTGATTAGCAAGATGACTGGGCTAATGGACTTCACAAACAGTCAATTATTAAGATCGATGCTAATGTGAATGAATCAGATGAAAAgacttaggtcaaaatttagggtgcgacacTATGTTGTTTAGAAAACAAGGATGGATAGGGAAAATGATGTTCATTGAACTTGACATCTTTGGAGACATAAATTCTACCATCTTTACTTAGGCACTTGTAACCCTTGTGTTGTGGGGAGACCCCAAGATATATGCACTCTTGGCTTCTCATTTGCAGTTTATGTTTGTTATAGGGCCTGAGTAGGGGAAAACAAGAGCATCCAAATACTCTTAATGACTTATAATCAGGCTGTTTGGCATATATGGCATGAAAGGGTGAACTGGACTTAGGTAGAGCAGTTGTAGGCAACCTATTTTATTAGGTATGTAGCTGTAGAAAAGCTATGATCCCAGTATTCTATAGGTAGAGAGGCATGGGCTAACAGGGTGAGTCCCATCTCAACTATTTGTCTGTGTTTCCTTTCTACTGTGCCATTCTGATGTGATGTGTGTGGACATGTGAGCCTGTGAGAAATGCCAAGTTCTGCAAGGTACTTTGTAAAGGGGCGAAATTCCCCACCAAAGTCAGACTGAACTGCTTTGATTGTTATATTAAATTGAGTTTGAACAAATTTCTGAAACAATCTAAATGCAGATAATGCTTCTGATTTTTGTTTGAGAAAGTACAGCCATGTGTACTTGGAGTGACCATCAACAAATGCAATATAGTACCTAAAGCCAGAACTAGATGGACTTGGGGAGGGACCCCACAGATCAGTATAGACAATATCAAAGGGATTTTCATAAACAGTAGTGGTAAGGGGAGCATACAATCTATGTGCTTTGCCAAGATTGCAAGAATTGTAGAACTGAAcactattattattcataacagaGATATTACAAGATTTCAGTATATGATCAACAGATTGTAAATTTGTGTGGCCTAGCCTATGATGCCATAGTGTGCTAGTGTTACAAGAATGCTTATCAGTATTGACTGACCTAGGAACAGAACTATCAGATGCAATAAAGCTATGAACACCATGAGGTTGCTCAAGACTGGAATTGACTTGGTGATATTTGATAGGCTCCACTGACAGTTGAGGGAAGCAGTACAGACCACATTCATCCAGGACTCCTTCAACAATCACTTGTTTAGAAGCCTGAGAAATAATGTAGCATTTGTTAGGCAATAATTGAAATATGACTTTGTTATCACTTGCAAATTTGGACACTGACAGTAAATTTTTGgtaatggaaggaacatgtaacACATTTGTGAGCATCAAAGTGAGATTAGGACTTAAATGAGTTGTAAATTGAATAGACCCTATAGATTGAATACTGAGATTTTGGCCATTGCCAACACAGACTTTATGAGACCCTGTATATTCATGTTTTGTGTGTAAAATATGTGCATAAGGTGTTAGATGATGTGAGGCACCTGAATCTGCAAACCTGGCCTGTGACTCCAGTTCTGAGGGAAGAGAGTAAGCTTGTGTGGTTGCCATCATTGCCATAGCTGGAGAGCTCTTAGCAGCATCAGTGTTGTTGTCTTGAGATTGATTGGAGTTGGACTGAGTCCTGTTGTTTTCTGGGGGCATATAGTTCTCATCAAAACGATGCCAGCAAGTGGATACAGCATGTCCATACTTGCCGCATAGTTGACATGTGGGTCTGTTAGCGGATGTGGATCTTCCACGGCCACGCCCACGACCCCGATTGAATCTATTTCCTCGTCCACGACCACCTGAGTATGCTCCTCTGGAGCTGGAATCTTCACGGTTGGTGTGAGCGATATTTGCAGCAATTGTAGAAGTTGCAAGTTCTTGACGGAATTTATCCAATTGAGCTTCCTGCACGTACAAAAGTGCTTCAACATCACACAAAGTAGGCGGAGTAGGGCATCCATACATTTGCATCACAAAGGGGTTGAATTCTTCAGGAAGACCCTCAAGAATGGCATCAATCTGATCTTGTTCAGTGATGGAGTCTCCAACTGCTAGCAACGAGTTGGCTATAGCTTTGATGCGGAGAACAAATTCTGTGATGGATCTATTGCCTTTCTTTGTTGACTTGAGTTCCACACACAACTGTCTCACCCTGGCTTTCATTTGCGCATTGAAGAATTGGTGGATCTTGTCCCAGACTTCAAACGCATGTTTGCACGCAAGAACTCGTGGTAGCACAGATTCAGAGATCGTAGAAAGGAGCCAGATGAAAACGGCTTGATCTTGAGCAATCCATGTCTCATATTCATCGGAAACCTCACCGGAGATGCGATCTTGAGCAGTCTTGAACTTCTGCGGAATCTGAGGATTGACAACGAACTTGTGCATCTTTTGTGCAAGAATCACTCCTTCTACCTGTTGATTCCACAACAAGTAGTTGTTCTCCTGAAGTTTGATGGAGAGTTTGGGACCAAACGAGTTGTTGGATTTCGTCGCACCTAGCATCGTCGAGTGTCCGAGAGACTCCGCCTCCGATTCATGATTCTCAGGTGCCATGAGACGCTAAGCAACAGGGGAATTGAGCTAGGGTTTGAGAAGAGGTGGGAGATGCAGAAAGGAACGAATGAGAATCACAAGCTGGGGTTGAGGGAAGCGATGGCGATCGAAACCGCGACTGATACCATGTTTTAATTGAACAAGATGTTCATACTTCACTCAGTGAAGTTTCAGAACTAgcgaaagaaagaagaagaagataagctTCTGATTGTGATTTCATTCATTGAGTCTCAATGTACAAGCCACGTGGTTAATATACAAAGGCTAGGAAAACGGTTACGTAAGTTATTAACAAGTAACCGAATGCCAGCTGGAAAATACACATGTGCAGAAAAACAAAGTTTTATACAAATACAAGCTTAGCTTAAAAGGAAATAATATGTAACTCTAATATTGGCTGTTCCTAAGAATGTGAATTTAGGGTCGTGTCCATGCAAAAATTGCTCATGCTACACAATGCATTCAGTCATGCAATTTATATCCCATATTTTAGCTCTCTTCTTAGGATGAGAGATTCATTAACATACAATGGAGATATCTAGTTGCTTCATAGGTGTTTTGAAGTTTTGGTTTGGAGGCGGTGGAAGTGTTTATTCCTTCTAAGCgtttatttaaattgtattttcatTGACTTTGGACGATGAATTTGGGTTTGATCAATTATAGAGAGAAATATGTTCTAGGCCTCAAATTTTCGCTCTAGAACATTTCATTTGTCTCTTACAACGGATTGAAAAAATTCTCAAATACATTaatgaaaatataatttaaaattaaatatttgatatGGAGAAGCTTTTATGGAAATTAATCTTTCACACGCTGAAAATTTCTTGTAGGATAATTTCCTTGTATAGTTGTGATATGCCAACCATTGTGTCATTATGAAAAGTTGCATGCATGTAAAAACCAGCAGACACAACTCTTAACTTGTTTATCTATCGTGTATATATATTGGCATGTACTATAACACATCTCAGgagtaaaatatataataattcttatatttttaaataactgCAATGGTTTCATCAGTTACTCCACTTTGTCCAAAGGAACTTGAAGACAAATCAGTGTTTTACAATGCATCAATTAGTGAAAACCATGAAAGCAATTGTCTCAATGTCAAGGACAAGCCTTCAAGCAGTGTTTATATCACAAAATATGGTACTAGTATTTAATTATCACTTTTTTTATTTGAGTAACTTGTGAAATATTATGGAGACCTAATAATTCATGAACTTTTTTTAGGGAGGAGAATTCCAATTATAACCAAATTGAAAATTCCTACGAAGAAACGTTCACCGGTGGTGTATGTGAGGATGACATTTGCGAGGTTGACACCGATAGAAAAGTTTCAGAAACAACTTCTTGACGAGTGGAATGAACAAGAGAAACTAAGTGAgtcatcagaagaagaagatatttTATTGTTTGACAATAAAAACAATTTCATACCAGATAGTGAAATTGGTCTTGGATGCATTCTTCTTCATCCACATTGTAGCTCTATGTTGAAGTGATCATtcatttaatttttgaaaaaatgggGCATGTTCAGTTAGTGTAAACTAACCTAGTTTTAcactaattataaataaatatcctAAACGTTATGGTGATTTTTCATTTCCGATTATAAGATAAACATGT contains:
- the LOC131604518 gene encoding uncharacterized protein LOC131604518, coding for MVSSVTPLCPKELEDKSVFYNASISENHESNCLNVKDKPSSSVYITKYGRRIPIITKLKIPTKKRSPVVYVRMTFARLTPIEKFQKQLLDEWNEQEKLSESSEEEDILLFDNKNNFIPDSEIGLGCILLHPHCSSMLK